ATTTTTGGCTATTTGTAGTTTGTAGATTAAATCTTTCCCTTTAGCAATCtttatattttggtttttattttaagattttcccaaaATGAAAGTACGTTGGAGATAATGAAAACATTACCTGGATATTTATGTAATAACGAACAACTTATGAGTCGACCTGCTGAAGgaaagtgcgaaatttgtttaaaatctttttctcGAAAAGACCAATACATCATACATTTACAAACGCACACTGATCAAAAAcagtacaagtgtgaaatttttTTTAGGACGTTTTCGCAAATTCCTAGTTTGGAAAGACATTTGAAGgtgcacactgaagaaaaacattacaagtgtgaaatttgttttaagcagttttcaaAACTAAGTAATTTGAAAACTCATTCGAGAATACACacgggagaaaaacctcacaagtgtgaaatttgttttaaacagtttgcaAAACTAAGTCATTTGAAAACTCATTTGAGAATACACACGGGAGAAAAACCTCCAAGTGTGAAATTTGTATTAAGCAGTTTTCACGAAAAAGGGATTTGAAAAGACATTCAAGAATGCACACGGGAGAAaagcctcacaagtgtgaaatttgttttaagcagttttcacgAATAAGTGAATTGAAAAGACATTCGTGGGAGCACACGGGAGAAatacctcacaagtgtgaaatttgttttaagcagttttcagaCATAAGTAGTTTGAAAACTCATTTGAGAACACACacaggagaaaaacctcacaagtgtgaaatttgttttaagcagttttcagaCATAAGTAGTTTGAAAACTCATTTGAGAACACACacaggagaaaaacctcacaagtgtgaaatttgttttaagcagttttcacgAATAAGTGATTTGAAAAGACATTCGAGGGTGCACacgggagaaaaacctcacaagtgtgaaatttgttttaagcagttttcacgAATAAGTCGTTTGAAAACTCATTCAAGAATACACacgggagaaaaacctcacaagtgtgaaatttgttttaagcagttttcagaCATAAGTAGTTTGAAAAGACATTCGAGGGTGCACacgggagaaaaacctcacaagtgtgaaatttgttttaagccgtTTTCAGACATAAGTAGTTTGAAAACTCATTTGAGAACACACacaggagaaaaacctcacaagtgtgaaatttgttttaagcatttTTCACGAATAAGTGAATTAAAGAGACATTCGAGGGTGCACAtgggagaaaaacctcacaagtgtgaaatttgttttaagcagttttcagaCATAAGTAGTTTAAAAACTCATTTGAGAACACACACAgtagaaaaacctcacaagtgtgaaatttgttttaaacaggtTTCAAAACTAAGTCGTTTGAAAACTCATTCAAGAATGCACacgggagaaaaacctcacaagtgtgaaaacttgttttaagcagttttcatATATAAGTGAATTGAAAAGACATTCGTGGGTGCACacgggagaaaaacctcacaagtgtgaaatttgttttaagcagttttcagaCACAAGTAGTTTTAAAACTCATTTGAGAATACACACAGGAGAAAACCcacacaagtgtgaaatttgttttaaacagttttcaaaACTAAGTTATTTGAAAACTCATTCGAGAATACACacgggagaaaaacctcacaagtgtgaaatttgttttaagcagttttcacaAAAAAGTGATTTCGAGGGTGCACacgggagaaaaacctcacaagtgtgaaatttgttttatgcAGTTTTCAGACATAAGTAGTTTGAAAACTCATTTGAGAACACACacgggagaaaaaccttacaagtgtgaaggCGGTtctcagaaaaaaataatttgaaatcaCATTTGATAATGCACTCTGGAGGAAAGCTTTGCAAATGTGaaatttattttaagtatttttctcGCAAAGATTTAAAAAGACACTTAGCAACTCCTCCTGGAGGAAAACGTCAcaagtgtgaagtttgttttaagcagttttcaaAACTATGTAATTTGAAAACTCATTCGATGGTACACACGGGCAAAAATTTCAAGTGAGAAATTTGTCTTAAGCGGATTTTACAAACAAGTAATTTGAGAATGCGCACGGGATAAAAAGATCACAAATGTTGAATTTGTTTTAGAGCGGTTTCACAAATGAgtaatttgaaaagacattttcACAAATGGCAACGCATTCTGTAGAAAAAGTTACAATTTCGGAAACCTTATggttaaactaaaataaataaataacttggaATAATCAACTATTTGATTTGAACTATCTTGTGTTTAAATAATCGAAGACGTTAAGGGttcattagatttttttaaataataatattaaaaatttatattattttataaacaaaaaaatttgtgAATGTTAGTTAAATAAGTCTTCTACTGACAATCCGTTACATACATAGAGGAGTATATAAATAAATGTGTTTATGGCAAAGCAAACAAACAATTATTAGTTTAGTGGTACAGAGGAGTTAGTCAATCAATTATAACAAAtagatagaataaaatagaatagaaatatgtatgtgtactttaaatttatattagatattaaaattacATAAACCAGCTTCACTCTGATGTTAAGAGCATAGGCGCAAAATTTCTGGcgaatgctttttaaatgcattcatttttttttcgaatatcGAGAacactaacaaatatttttaaaaaatttaaacgcagaataagaaattacattattaccgagggccgaaagtcccttagaataagcaaaaagtttttttgaatgagatatttgaaattaaaaataacaccaaatttttcttctttttcacccctgtaacttattaaaataaacattatagaagttttcagggactttcggtcctcagtaataatgtattctttcattctgcgtttaaatttttcaaaaatacttattagtttactcaggattcgaaaaaaatgaatgcatttaaaaagcattggcccgaaattttgcgcctacgctcttaactgTGATTCAATtttacctaacctaacctaacattcATTAATATGTGCTCACACCagcaaccttttcatcatttaaaaaagttggattttaaataattaactgTCGTTTTCACTTGATAATAGCAAGGTAATGGTAGATTTGACTGACTTAAAAAACACTTTTAAAACcaagattaattttttttgtaaaattttacgATATTCTTTACTTCTGGGCTGAGACGAATTCAATTCAAAGAATATTAAAATCGCTACAGCCATTCTCGTTATAAATGGTCTAACAATATTTATGTCTTTGTTATAATTCGTCCTTTATCAGTAATTTGTAACTCTTCTCTTTGCTCATAGAACTCATCCACAATTTTTATTCTATTCGTTCCTGTATCGGTTCGTCTTGCTTACTTTTCATTTTCTTTCCAAACAATATATTAAAGTGTATGCAGTCttttgattatatattttttaagaaaacgCCGTTTGGAAAATTCCTCAAATTTCGACGAATAGCCAAGTAGTTTTTTGGCTATTCGTAGTCTGTAGATTAAATCTTTccctttacaaatttttatattttggtttttattttaggaTTTTCCCAAAATGAAAGTACGTTGGAGATAATGAAAACATTACCCGGATATTTAAGTAATAACCAACAACTTATGAGTCGGCCTGCTGAAGgaaagtgcgaaatttgtttaaaatctttttctcGAAAAGACCAATACATCATACATTTACAAACGCACACTGATCAAAAAcagtacaagtgtgaaatttgttttaggaCGTTTTCGCAAATTCCTAGTTTGGAAAGACATTTGAAGgtgcacactgaagaaaaacattacaagtgtgaaatttgttttaagcagttttcacaAATAAGTAATTTGAAAACTCATTCGAGAGTACACacgggagaaaaacctcacaagtgtgaaatttgttttaaacagtttttacaAATAAGTGATTTGAAAAGACATTCAAGAATGCACACAGGAGAAAACCcacacaagtgtgaaatttgttttaaacagttttcaaaACTAAGTAAT
The genomic region above belongs to Diabrotica undecimpunctata isolate CICGRU chromosome 8, icDiaUnde3, whole genome shotgun sequence and contains:
- the LOC140448001 gene encoding uncharacterized protein, with product MHTGEKPHKCEICFKQFSRISELKRHSWEHTGEIPHKCEICFKQFSDISSLKTHLRTHTGEKPHKCEICFKQFSDISSLKTHLRTHTGEKPHKCEICFKQFSRISDLKRHSRVHTGEKPHKCEICFKQFSRISRLKTHSRIHTGEKPHKCEICFKQFSDISSLKRHSRVHTGEKPHKCEICFKPFSDISSLKTHLRTHTGEKPHKCEICFKHFSRISELKRHSRVHMGEKPHKCEICFKQFSDISSLKTHLRTHTVEKPHKCEICFKQVSKLSRLKTHSRMHTGEKPHKCENLF